In a single window of the Pseudogemmatithrix spongiicola genome:
- a CDS encoding Hpt domain-containing protein, producing the protein MDTQPPPRTSQPTLDAIRATGGDELVRELYGTFSDFAAAQVAWLDRLAAADAFDGLHEGARVLRISARQVGVLEAVEACERLEAAALAQDRGRVSASLDALHDELAAARPWVDALAAG; encoded by the coding sequence ATGGACACCCAACCGCCGCCTCGCACCTCCCAGCCGACCCTGGACGCCATCCGGGCCACCGGCGGCGACGAGTTGGTGCGCGAGCTCTACGGCACGTTCAGCGACTTCGCGGCGGCGCAGGTCGCGTGGCTGGATCGCCTCGCCGCCGCAGACGCCTTCGACGGACTGCATGAGGGTGCCCGCGTGCTGCGCATCAGCGCGCGGCAGGTCGGCGTGCTCGAAGCCGTCGAAGCCTGCGAGCGCTTGGAAGCCGCGGCGCTGGCGCAGGACCGCGGCCGCGTCAGCGCCTCACTCGACGCCCTGCACGACGAGTTGGCCGCGGCGCGTCCCTGGGTGGACGCGCTCGCGGCCGGCTGA
- a CDS encoding M15 family metallopeptidase, translating into MTAPAAARAAVAAPRVWRPIPADRSLTRLAPAMAAAIVAAEAACRESGLLVLRFETSRSRARQEWLYAQGREVRPPERIVTKASSALRSWHGYGLAVDFIHPKLHWGAPEQWWQDVAAIVTPHGLAWGGDWPTLPDVPHYQWARCSIAPRVADRTDYARGDLAAVWARYGADIAPGTQVAA; encoded by the coding sequence ATGACCGCGCCAGCTGCCGCACGTGCCGCGGTCGCGGCGCCGCGCGTCTGGCGGCCGATTCCAGCCGACCGCTCGCTGACGCGGCTCGCGCCGGCCATGGCAGCCGCGATCGTGGCCGCGGAAGCCGCGTGCCGCGAGTCCGGGTTGCTGGTTTTGCGCTTCGAGACCTCCCGCTCGCGCGCGCGCCAGGAATGGTTGTACGCGCAGGGCCGCGAGGTGCGCCCGCCCGAACGCATCGTCACGAAGGCCTCGAGCGCCTTGCGCAGCTGGCACGGCTACGGCCTCGCCGTGGACTTCATCCACCCAAAGCTACATTGGGGGGCGCCCGAGCAGTGGTGGCAGGATGTCGCGGCGATCGTCACGCCCCACGGCCTCGCCTGGGGTGGCGACTGGCCGACGCTGCCGGACGTGCCGCACTACCAGTGGGCGCGCTGTTCGATCGCGCCGCGGGTGGCGGACCGCACGGACTACGCGCGCGGAGACCTCGCGGCCGTCTGGGCACGGTACGGCGCGGACATCGCGCCGGGAACGCAGGTGGCCGCATGA
- a CDS encoding IS481 family transposase translates to MNIHNNARLTAWGRAELVRRVVLDGEPVRAVAAALHISTSTAYKWLRRFAAGGWAALADRSSRPRRSPRATQPAQIERILRLRAKRLTGPEIAERLGLAVSTVGRILTRAGQGRLKGPGATGGPRYERETPGELLHVDTKALDRFVAAGHRAHGNRSKVGRRRGLGQDHLHVAVDDATRLAYAALLPTQDAAACARFLDAAHRWFAQLGIPVHGVMTDNAKAYTSHAVQAMLAAHGIRHLRTKPYRPQTNGKAERFIQTALRRWAYKKPYRSSRHRNAALPDFLDCYNVERPHRSLGRVPPLLHFLMQREQRP, encoded by the coding sequence GTGAACATCCACAACAATGCGCGATTGACCGCCTGGGGGCGAGCCGAGCTCGTTCGCCGGGTGGTCCTCGACGGCGAACCGGTGCGCGCCGTCGCCGCCGCCCTCCACATCAGCACGAGCACGGCGTACAAGTGGCTGCGGCGCTTCGCGGCCGGCGGCTGGGCTGCGCTGGCCGATCGCTCGTCGCGGCCGCGGCGCTCGCCGCGCGCGACGCAGCCCGCGCAGATCGAGCGAATCCTCCGGCTCCGGGCGAAGCGCCTGACGGGTCCCGAGATCGCGGAGCGACTCGGGCTCGCGGTCTCGACGGTCGGCCGGATCCTGACGCGCGCGGGCCAAGGCCGGCTGAAGGGGCCCGGCGCAACCGGCGGGCCGCGCTACGAGCGCGAGACGCCGGGCGAGCTCCTGCACGTCGACACGAAGGCGCTCGACCGCTTCGTCGCGGCGGGCCACCGCGCGCACGGCAACCGCTCGAAGGTCGGCCGCCGTCGGGGGCTCGGCCAGGACCACCTGCACGTCGCGGTCGACGACGCGACGCGCCTCGCGTACGCGGCGCTGCTGCCGACGCAGGACGCGGCGGCGTGCGCGCGCTTCCTCGACGCGGCGCACCGCTGGTTTGCACAGTTGGGCATACCGGTCCACGGCGTGATGACCGACAACGCGAAGGCCTACACCAGCCACGCTGTGCAGGCGATGCTCGCCGCGCACGGGATCCGGCACCTGCGCACCAAGCCCTACCGCCCGCAGACGAACGGCAAGGCGGAGCGCTTCATCCAGACCGCGCTCCGCCGCTGGGCCTACAAGAAGCCCTACCGCAGCTCCCGCCACCGCAACGCGGCGCTACCCGACTTCCTAGATTGCTACAACGTCGAACGGCCGCACCGGTCGCTCGGCCGCGTCCCCCCGCTGCTCCACTTCCTCATGCAGCGTGAACAACGTCCTTAG
- a CDS encoding XRE family transcriptional regulator: MQVESRAFEPARLLLARRRRGLKRSQLAVLAGLKPRTLAAYELSEREPSDDALARLQNALGFPREFFFRGAIPQLREDGVAFRALSKMTAPQREKALAAGELASELLEWAKSRFDLPAPNVPDLRLEKDPETAALALRAAWGMGDRPIPNLIKLLEAHGVRVFSLVEHDRALDGFSFWRAGEPFIFLNTLKSAERCRFDAAHELGHLVLHRHGGGVGPNAEREAMEFASSFLMPSSSVRSHVTGPVSITELLQVKQWWGVSLAALVKRLHDVKIINNWVYRETFMQLQGLGYRDNEPNGIVREHSLIWPQIFDEMRKEGSTRADVARLLGWPVEELQSLVFQLVISGLSGGNATAPQNSNSDARSALSILH, encoded by the coding sequence GTGCAGGTTGAGAGTCGGGCGTTCGAACCAGCACGCCTGCTGCTTGCAAGGCGCCGGAGAGGCCTCAAGCGCAGCCAGCTCGCAGTATTGGCGGGCCTAAAGCCCCGAACGTTGGCTGCATACGAACTGAGTGAGCGCGAGCCGTCTGACGATGCTCTTGCTCGCCTTCAGAACGCTCTCGGATTTCCGAGAGAGTTCTTCTTCCGAGGCGCGATTCCTCAGCTCCGCGAAGATGGTGTGGCATTCCGCGCCCTATCCAAGATGACTGCGCCCCAGAGAGAGAAGGCGCTCGCCGCAGGCGAGCTAGCGTCGGAACTGCTCGAGTGGGCGAAGTCGAGATTTGACCTACCTGCTCCTAACGTTCCCGACTTGCGCCTTGAGAAGGATCCAGAGACGGCTGCGCTCGCCTTGAGGGCTGCTTGGGGTATGGGAGACAGACCGATCCCGAATCTCATCAAGCTGCTAGAGGCGCATGGCGTGCGCGTGTTCTCGCTGGTAGAGCATGACCGCGCCCTCGACGGATTCTCATTCTGGCGCGCCGGCGAGCCGTTCATTTTCCTGAACACGCTCAAGTCCGCGGAGAGGTGTCGATTCGACGCGGCCCACGAACTCGGCCATCTAGTGCTGCATCGCCACGGCGGCGGCGTCGGACCGAACGCGGAGCGCGAGGCGATGGAGTTTGCGTCGTCTTTTCTCATGCCAAGCTCGAGCGTACGTTCTCACGTAACCGGACCCGTCTCCATCACAGAGCTTCTGCAGGTGAAGCAGTGGTGGGGAGTTTCGCTCGCTGCTCTCGTGAAGCGCCTCCACGACGTCAAGATCATTAACAACTGGGTCTATCGGGAAACGTTTATGCAGCTCCAAGGCCTCGGATATCGGGACAACGAGCCGAATGGCATTGTTCGTGAGCACTCGCTGATCTGGCCTCAGATATTCGATGAGATGCGAAAGGAAGGCAGCACACGCGCTGACGTCGCCCGACTGCTTGGATGGCCGGTTGAAGAGCTGCAGTCTCTCGTGTTTCAGCTCGTGATCTCGGGACTGTCCGGGGGCAACGCTACTGCGCCGCAGAATTCAAACAGCGACGCGCGATCGGCGCTGAGCATCCTTCACTGA